From the genome of Dryobates pubescens isolate bDryPub1 chromosome 5, bDryPub1.pri, whole genome shotgun sequence, one region includes:
- the BTBD6 gene encoding BTB/POZ domain-containing protein 6 isoform X3 yields MAGTPRDGTGALGNALMFNNELMADVHFIVGPPGASKKVPAHKYVLAVGSSVFYAMFYGDLAEVKSEIHIPDVEPAAFLILLKYMYSDEIDLEADTVLATLYAAKKYIVPALAKACVNFLETSLEAKNACVLLSQSRLFEEPELTQRCWEVIDAQAEMALKSEGFCEIDQQTLEIIVTREALNTKEVVVFEAVLNWAEAECKRQGLPVTPRNKRNVLGKALYLVRIPTMTLEEFANGAAQSDILTLEETHNIFLWYTAANKPKLEFPLTKRKGLVPQRCHRFQSSAYRSNQWRYRGRCDSIQFAVDKRIFIAGLGLYGSSCGKAEYSVKIELKRLGVVLAQNLTKFTSDGSSNTFSVWFEHPVQVEQDTFYNVSAILDGNELSYFGQEGMTEVQCGKVTFQFQCSSDSTNGTGVQGGQIPELIFYA; encoded by the exons ATGGCCGGGACGCCCCGGGATGGGACCGGAGCCCTAGG GAACGCGCTGATGTTCAATAACGAACTCATGGCTGATGTTCACTTCATCGTGGGCCCGCCTGGGGCATCCAAGAAAGTTCCTGCCCATAAG TATGTTTTGGCAGTTGGTAGCTCTGTCTTCTACGCTATGTTTTATGGCGATCTTGCAGAGGTCAAATCTGAAATCCATATACCAGATGTGGAACCTGCAGCCTTTCTAATCCTATTAAA ATATATGTATAGTGATGAAATAGACCTGGAAGCTGACACGGTGCTGGCTACGCTCTATGCTGCCAAGAAGTACATTGTGCCGGCCCTAGCAAAGGCTTGCGTCAATTTTCTGGAGACCAGTTTAGAAGCGAAGAACGCTTGTGTCCTGCTCTCTCAGAGCAGGCTCTTCGAGGAGCCAGAGCTGACGCAGCGCTGCTGGGAAGTGATTGATGCTCAAGCAGAAATGGCACTGAAGTCAGAGGGCTTCTGTGAGATAGATCAACAAACACTAGAGATCATTGTAACCCGGGAGGCACTCAACACCAAGGAAGTGGTAGTTTTTGAGGCTGTTCTCAACTGGGCAGAGGCTGAATGCAAAAGGCAAGGGCTACCAGTTACGCCACGCAACAAGAGGAATGTATTAGGAAAGGCTTTGTACTTGGTGCGGATACCAACTATGACTTTGGAAGAGTTTGCCAATGGAGCTGCCCAGTCGGACATCCTCACGCTTGAGGAAACGCACAACATATTCCTATGGTACACAGCTGCAAATAAACCCAAACTAGAGTTTCCactgacaaaaagaaaaggactcGTACCACAGCGATGCCATCGGTTTCAGTCGTCTGCATATCGCAGCAATCAGTGGCGGTACCGAGGGCGATGTGACAGTATTCAGTTTGCTGTAGACAAACGGATATTTATAGCAGGACTGGGATTGTATGGGTCAAGCTGTGGAAAGGCCGAATACAGTGTCAAAATTGAACTGAAGCGCTTAGGAGTTGTCCTTGCTCAAAATCTGACAAAGTTTACCTCCGACGGCTCCAGTAACACGTTCTCTGTGTGGTTTGAACACCCTGTGCAGGTTGAGCAAGACACATTTTACAATGTAAGTGCTATTCTTGATGGTAACGAACTCAGTTACTTCGGGCAAGAGGGAATGACTGAAGTGCAGTGTGGGAAA
- the BTBD6 gene encoding BTB/POZ domain-containing protein 6 isoform X2, whose amino-acid sequence MAAELYPASTNTNIANSNAAAATAANSKKNALQLQQSAQPPPPPQLQNLNNNNLESANWQSFHPTLRERNALMFNNELMADVHFIVGPPGASKKVPAHKYVLAVGSSVFYAMFYGDLAEVKSEIHIPDVEPAAFLILLKYMYSDEIDLEADTVLATLYAAKKYIVPALAKACVNFLETSLEAKNACVLLSQSRLFEEPELTQRCWEVIDAQAEMALKSEGFCEIDQQTLEIIVTREALNTKEVVVFEAVLNWAEAECKRQGLPVTPRNKRNVLGKALYLVRIPTMTLEEFANGAAQSDILTLEETHNIFLWYTAANKPKLEFPLTKRKGLVPQRCHRFQSSAYRSNQWRYRGRCDSIQFAVDKRIFIAGLGLYGSSCGKAEYSVKIELKRLGVVLAQNLTKFTSDGSSNTFSVWFEHPVQVEQDTFYNVSAILDGNELSYFGQEGMTEVQCGKVTFQFQCSSDSTNGTGVQGGQIPELIFYA is encoded by the exons ATGGCTGCAGAACTTTATCCTGCCAGCACCAACACCAACATCGCAAACAGTaacgccgccgccgccaccgctgCCAACAGCAAGAAGAACgccctgcagcttcagcagagcGCTCAGCCGCCCCCGCCGCCACAGCTCCAGAACCTCAATAACAACAACTTGGAAAGCGCCAACTGGCAGTCCTTCCACCCCACCCTGCGGGAGAG GAACGCGCTGATGTTCAATAACGAACTCATGGCTGATGTTCACTTCATCGTGGGCCCGCCTGGGGCATCCAAGAAAGTTCCTGCCCATAAG TATGTTTTGGCAGTTGGTAGCTCTGTCTTCTACGCTATGTTTTATGGCGATCTTGCAGAGGTCAAATCTGAAATCCATATACCAGATGTGGAACCTGCAGCCTTTCTAATCCTATTAAA ATATATGTATAGTGATGAAATAGACCTGGAAGCTGACACGGTGCTGGCTACGCTCTATGCTGCCAAGAAGTACATTGTGCCGGCCCTAGCAAAGGCTTGCGTCAATTTTCTGGAGACCAGTTTAGAAGCGAAGAACGCTTGTGTCCTGCTCTCTCAGAGCAGGCTCTTCGAGGAGCCAGAGCTGACGCAGCGCTGCTGGGAAGTGATTGATGCTCAAGCAGAAATGGCACTGAAGTCAGAGGGCTTCTGTGAGATAGATCAACAAACACTAGAGATCATTGTAACCCGGGAGGCACTCAACACCAAGGAAGTGGTAGTTTTTGAGGCTGTTCTCAACTGGGCAGAGGCTGAATGCAAAAGGCAAGGGCTACCAGTTACGCCACGCAACAAGAGGAATGTATTAGGAAAGGCTTTGTACTTGGTGCGGATACCAACTATGACTTTGGAAGAGTTTGCCAATGGAGCTGCCCAGTCGGACATCCTCACGCTTGAGGAAACGCACAACATATTCCTATGGTACACAGCTGCAAATAAACCCAAACTAGAGTTTCCactgacaaaaagaaaaggactcGTACCACAGCGATGCCATCGGTTTCAGTCGTCTGCATATCGCAGCAATCAGTGGCGGTACCGAGGGCGATGTGACAGTATTCAGTTTGCTGTAGACAAACGGATATTTATAGCAGGACTGGGATTGTATGGGTCAAGCTGTGGAAAGGCCGAATACAGTGTCAAAATTGAACTGAAGCGCTTAGGAGTTGTCCTTGCTCAAAATCTGACAAAGTTTACCTCCGACGGCTCCAGTAACACGTTCTCTGTGTGGTTTGAACACCCTGTGCAGGTTGAGCAAGACACATTTTACAATGTAAGTGCTATTCTTGATGGTAACGAACTCAGTTACTTCGGGCAAGAGGGAATGACTGAAGTGCAGTGTGGGAAA
- the BTBD6 gene encoding BTB/POZ domain-containing protein 6 isoform X1: MPLPHGCLNGRIMKCLTFFLLLPETLKKSKKSVRSNGKVPGCYEIVPLSLKKKMAAELYPASTNTNIANSNAAAATAANSKKNALQLQQSAQPPPPPQLQNLNNNNLESANWQSFHPTLRERNALMFNNELMADVHFIVGPPGASKKVPAHKYVLAVGSSVFYAMFYGDLAEVKSEIHIPDVEPAAFLILLKYMYSDEIDLEADTVLATLYAAKKYIVPALAKACVNFLETSLEAKNACVLLSQSRLFEEPELTQRCWEVIDAQAEMALKSEGFCEIDQQTLEIIVTREALNTKEVVVFEAVLNWAEAECKRQGLPVTPRNKRNVLGKALYLVRIPTMTLEEFANGAAQSDILTLEETHNIFLWYTAANKPKLEFPLTKRKGLVPQRCHRFQSSAYRSNQWRYRGRCDSIQFAVDKRIFIAGLGLYGSSCGKAEYSVKIELKRLGVVLAQNLTKFTSDGSSNTFSVWFEHPVQVEQDTFYNVSAILDGNELSYFGQEGMTEVQCGKVTFQFQCSSDSTNGTGVQGGQIPELIFYA, encoded by the exons ATGCCACTGCCCCATGGTTGCCTCAATGGCAGGATCATGAAGTGtttgactttttttcttctgcttccagAGACCTTAAAGAAGTCCAAAAAGAGTGTGAGGTCAAACGGCAAGGTGCCAGGATGCTATGAGATAGTGCCCCTGTCCCTCAAGAAGAAGATGGCTGCAGAACTTTATCCTGCCAGCACCAACACCAACATCGCAAACAGTaacgccgccgccgccaccgctgCCAACAGCAAGAAGAACgccctgcagcttcagcagagcGCTCAGCCGCCCCCGCCGCCACAGCTCCAGAACCTCAATAACAACAACTTGGAAAGCGCCAACTGGCAGTCCTTCCACCCCACCCTGCGGGAGAG GAACGCGCTGATGTTCAATAACGAACTCATGGCTGATGTTCACTTCATCGTGGGCCCGCCTGGGGCATCCAAGAAAGTTCCTGCCCATAAG TATGTTTTGGCAGTTGGTAGCTCTGTCTTCTACGCTATGTTTTATGGCGATCTTGCAGAGGTCAAATCTGAAATCCATATACCAGATGTGGAACCTGCAGCCTTTCTAATCCTATTAAA ATATATGTATAGTGATGAAATAGACCTGGAAGCTGACACGGTGCTGGCTACGCTCTATGCTGCCAAGAAGTACATTGTGCCGGCCCTAGCAAAGGCTTGCGTCAATTTTCTGGAGACCAGTTTAGAAGCGAAGAACGCTTGTGTCCTGCTCTCTCAGAGCAGGCTCTTCGAGGAGCCAGAGCTGACGCAGCGCTGCTGGGAAGTGATTGATGCTCAAGCAGAAATGGCACTGAAGTCAGAGGGCTTCTGTGAGATAGATCAACAAACACTAGAGATCATTGTAACCCGGGAGGCACTCAACACCAAGGAAGTGGTAGTTTTTGAGGCTGTTCTCAACTGGGCAGAGGCTGAATGCAAAAGGCAAGGGCTACCAGTTACGCCACGCAACAAGAGGAATGTATTAGGAAAGGCTTTGTACTTGGTGCGGATACCAACTATGACTTTGGAAGAGTTTGCCAATGGAGCTGCCCAGTCGGACATCCTCACGCTTGAGGAAACGCACAACATATTCCTATGGTACACAGCTGCAAATAAACCCAAACTAGAGTTTCCactgacaaaaagaaaaggactcGTACCACAGCGATGCCATCGGTTTCAGTCGTCTGCATATCGCAGCAATCAGTGGCGGTACCGAGGGCGATGTGACAGTATTCAGTTTGCTGTAGACAAACGGATATTTATAGCAGGACTGGGATTGTATGGGTCAAGCTGTGGAAAGGCCGAATACAGTGTCAAAATTGAACTGAAGCGCTTAGGAGTTGTCCTTGCTCAAAATCTGACAAAGTTTACCTCCGACGGCTCCAGTAACACGTTCTCTGTGTGGTTTGAACACCCTGTGCAGGTTGAGCAAGACACATTTTACAATGTAAGTGCTATTCTTGATGGTAACGAACTCAGTTACTTCGGGCAAGAGGGAATGACTGAAGTGCAGTGTGGGAAA